The Marinilabiliales bacterium genome contains the following window.
CCTCATAATCGGAGTTCAGTGACTGGAGGGCATTATCAAGCATGGCCGTAAAATACTCCATGTTCTCCGGCTCAACCTCAAACTCGATAAGCCATTCGTGGGCCCCCTTGGATGTATCGCTCATAAAGACAGGACCCGCAGTGTAATCGCTTATCACAGCGCCGGTCTTTTTGCAGGCTATCCTGAGGGCATTTTCGGCATTATCTATGATAAGCTCTTCACCAAAGGCATTTATATAATGTTTGGTCCTTCCCGACACCTTTATCTTGTGGGGATAAAGCGAGGTAAAAATTATGGTGTCGCCTATGATATACCGCCACAATCCACCATTTGTCGATATGACCAGCGCATAATTCCTGTTTTTTTCAACTTCGCCTATTGCCAGGGTCCTGGGGTTTTCATTGTCCAGCTCCTCCATGGGGATGAACTCGTAGTAAACACCATAATCAAGCATCAGCAGCATATCGTCCCTGTAAGGCTCATCCTGGATGGCAAAGAACCCTTCAGAGGCATTGTACGTTTCGAGGTAGTTCATGGAGGGAGAAGGGATAAGCTTTTCAAACTGCTCACGGTAGGGCAGGAAACTTATCCCGCCGTGGATGAACAGCTCCAGATTGGGCCATATCTCCAGCAGATTGGATTTACCACTCTTCTCAAGCACATATTTCAGAAAAACCAGGTTCCAGGAGGGGACTCCCGACATGCTGGTTACATTCTCATAAAGTGTATCCTCGTAAGCTTTTTCAAGCTTTTCCTCCCATTTATCGAGAAGGGCGATCTTTGTCTGGGGCGTTCTGATAAAGCTGACCCAGAACGGTGCATTTTCTATCAGTATGGCCGACAGGTCGCCGTAATAGGACTGGCTATTGAAGTTGTTGACCTGGTGGCTGCCACCAATTGTAAGTCCCTTCCCCGAAAATATGATCGTTTCGGGGTTATTCTTGGTATAGATGGCCAGGACATCCCTGGGCCCCCTGAAATGGCAATCTTCAAGGGCCTCGTCGCTTACCGGTATGAATTTGCTTTTATCACTGGTGGTGCCCGATGACTTGGCAAACCACCTGATAACTCCCGGCCACAGGATGTTCTCCTCGCCATTCCTGAGCCGGTCTATATATGGCCTGACATCATCATATGACCCTAATGCCAGCCGCGACTTGAACTGCTCTTCTGAATCTATGGATTTGAAGTCATGCTTCTTTCCAAATTCCGTGCCGGCGGCTGCCCTGAGCAGCTTGACCAGCGTTTCGCGCTGCACCTCTTCTGGGTGTTTCTTCAGGAAATCTATCTGGTGAATCCTGCTGGTGTTGAACCACGTTATCAGTGACGGGATAAGTGCCATAAAACTGTGTTATCTTTACTAAAGCCTGTGTATCTGAAATGCAAAGATAATACTGTTTAAGCAAAATTTTTCTTAACCCAATTTATATAATCTATTGCGGATACCCCATTGTTTGCGACAGCACAACTCTCTGGCCAGGCCTCAGCCTGAACACTTCTCTCATCTTATCCCTGTCTACCTGTCCAAGTACACATGTCCCCAGACCTTCGGAGGCACAGAACAGGTAAACGTTCTGTGAGATGAAGCCCACATCGGTGGCAGCATAAAAATCCCTCACCTCATCACTTGCACCGGGCATACGGTCATAATCGGCCACAAAGATGAGAGTGAGCGGGGCAGTGTGGACAAAGTCCTGACGGCCTGCATACTCCCTTCTGTCCTGGTTGCTCTTTTTAAGCAGGGCATGCTTTTCTGCATCATAAACATACCATCCTCCGGCAGTTACAACGTAGATGTCAAATTCCCTCCAGTCGCGGGCAGTAGGTGCTGTCCGTTTACCGTCCTCCCTGTTAATACCGAAGGCGGCCCACAACAGGTTTGAGATGGTCTGTATATCCAGCTCCCTGTCAGTGTAATCTCGAAGAGTCTGGCGGTTGTCGAGCGCTTCGAAAAGCGGCATTCCGCCACTCCTTTGGGGCTCAGGAAGTGTTACCGTTTCAATGACCTGTGAAATAACCGGGGCCACTGAAAACAAAACGATTAACAATGTAACTGAAATTTTTCCAGGCATAGCTTATTGTTTTTAATTAATAAACTGAGCATTTATTTCCTCTGATCTCCGGGGTGCCCTGGTACCGGCTTTTTAACCAATTGTATTCGCTGCAGACTGCAGGCGCCAGGCACAACAGGCTTGTAAGATCTTTCAATCTCCCGTCAGCAGCTTCTTAATCTCTTTTACGCCTGCAATCCTTCCTTTCAGAACGACCTTTCCGTCAACAACAAGAGCCGGGGTCATGGTAACTCCGTATTTCATTATCTCCATCATATCATCAACTTTGGTTACACCGGCTTTTAATTCAAGTTCCCTGACAGCTGTTTTTACAGCATCTTCAAGTCTTTTGCATTTTGCGCATCCCGGACCTAAAACTTTGATCTCCATATCCAGATATTTTGATTGTTATACAATGTTTGCCCCTGTATCCGGATGCCGGTTTGCGGCGGTAACGGTTTGCGACGATGCCGGTACCGGCCGGATAATAAACAGGTTAATTAGTTTCGTAAAATTACGAACAATAATTAATATTGTCAAGGGCGGAAACACTGGCATAACCAGGTATGAGCTATCAACGTCAATGACACGGACATTGGTATAACCAGGTATCAGCCAGTATCGTCAAAAGCGGGGACACTGGCATAAATAAACCGTTCGTCTATCCTGCGGTGTTGTTCGCATTGGTTGGATCAGGGCGTGATAAATTCCCGCAGCAAACTTTTCGCTTCCTCCCAGTTTGCACGGTTAAGGCAGTATTTGATCCTGGGGGGCATTATCTCACCCTGGATCAGGCCGGCTTTCTTCAGCTCCTTCAGATGCTGTGAGAGTGTTGATTTGGCAATCGGCAATTCCTGGGCAAGGTCGCCACTGTAACAGCAGGTCTGCTTCCTGAGAAGGTCTATTATGTAGACCCTTACCGGGTGTCCCATGACCTTTGCATACATTGCCAGTTTTTTTTGATTCTCTGAAATATAATCCTTTCTGTCGTCCATAATTCTCATTTTGTTTTATCAAACTGCCGTCTGCCTTAATTCTTAATCAGGCAATGCCGGTCTGTCATTATTAAAAAACCTCTCTCAGTACGGGGAGCGATTTTATCTGCCCCATACCCGGCAGATGGTACCGGTAAAAATCGAGCATACCGGTTATAAGCTCGTTCCTGAGCTCAGAGTTAAGCTTCAGGCTATCCATATTTTCAAAAGAACATCCCATAACACCGGCAAAATGCCGGCTGGCAGGGGGAGCAATAAAGCAGGGCTGTAAAGGCTGTTTTTCGATAAACACTGCATTCTCCATATCGAAGTACTCCCTTGTGCGGTTATAATTGTTACGCGGATAGAACCCCAGGTGCCTGGTCAGCCCCATCAGAAAAAGCAAATGAAAATTTGCATGACCGCTGTCTGAGAGATCGAGTATCTTTATCGCATTTACCAGAAAGGTGAACATGGCCGGATTGGCCTCCTGCTCCTGCAAAGTCCTGTACAGCACCTCGGCCACGAAGATCGCCACAGCATTCTTCACGGGGTGTCCCGATATCCCGGCAAGAGTCTCATGAAGCCTCATCTCCTTAATCCTTTGCAGCTCCCTGCTCTGTTTGATGTAAACCTCCATCTCGAGGATTGACAGATGGTGAAGCAGGTTGATCCTGACTGTCCCCTTCTTGCTCCTTGCCCCGTTCACCATAAAGGCCTGCCGGCCGAACCCCTCGGTATATATATGGGAAATGACACTGTTGTCAGTGTACCTGATGTTATGAATTACGATGCCCCTTGTTTTGTGTATCATGTCAGTGAATAAACATCAGCTTTGTCACATGGGACTGCATGCCGTCGGGCGAAGAAACAAAGATCAGGTATATACCCGTACTCACCCTCTGTCCCCTGACATTAAGTCCGTCCCACACAGCCTGGCCCCCAAGCGACACTGTTTCATATATCAGGTTGCCGCTTATATCAGTGATCTTGACTATCGAATTTTTTACCAGTCCGGTAATGGTTACCGGTCCGTCATAGCTTTCCCTGACCGGATTAGGGAAAGCATATACATCTCTGAATGAGCCGGGCGATTCCGTAGCCTTACCCCTGAATGATACCGTTCCCGCCGAAGTGCCGATAAAGACCTCGCCCGAGGCCGGATCAACCGAGATGTCGGTTACCGAATTTGAGAGTAACGGACTGTTACTGGTGGTGAAATGATATATCTGATCCCTTCCGTCGGACGATACAAGGAACGCACCCGACTTTTCGGTCCCGAACCATTTCCTGTTGGCGCCATCAACAGCAATGGCCGTAACCGTTTCGTTATTCAACAAGTAGCCTCGCTCCTCATCCCTGGCACCCTCAACAACGATGCGGCGGGCAGGAAAGCTGCCCTCGTCAAAGACCCTTTCGGGGATATAATATACAACGACACCTATGTTGGTTCCCACCCAGATATTACCGTTATGGTCTTCGGCGATTGAAAAAACCTCATTGCTTATTCTCCTGTTATCCTCATCAACTATACTCAGCCTGCGGTACAGGTCGGCCGACCGGTCCTCGCTGTAGGGATCGGCATCAAACACAAACAGTCCGCCACCCCTTGGAAGCAGCATCCATTTATGTCCGTGCCGGTTGATAATTATCCTGCCTGCCTGGCTGTGGTTTGTAATTCCTCCGTAAGGGAAAGATAACCAGCTGCCGTCGTTCCTTAGCACTGAGACCAGATCAGGAACACCTGAGTTTGTAACCCACAGATTATTGTCCTTATCAAAGGCCATTCCTCCTATCCTGATAAAATTATCGCCGGGAATGATCGACCTGAGGGTGCTGTTACCCTCGTTGTATCTTGCATAAAGGTTGCCCTCACGGTATTCGGTCAAACCGTAACCCCAGGAAGCCACATATTTTATTTCCGGATCGGACGGATGCTCCTTCACAAAAAGGATATCATGGATATCCCAATCAATATTGAATGAATACGATTCCTCACTGAAAAAGGTGTACTCGCCTCTTTGCCAAAGGTTTGTATGAGCAGCATCGCGCCCTCCGGCAGTAATATAGGTCCTGCCGGGATATGATTTGATTGAAAAGACCCTGTTGGAATATGGCCCCGGGGGGACCAGTATCCGGAAATTATCACCCCTCACCCGTATCAGTCCGTGACTCCTGTCCGCCACCCATATTTCCCCCTCACTATCAACCTCAACATCCCTCACTGCAAGTCCCCAATACCCGTAGTCATCAATCTCCCTTACAAGGGTGTTTCCCTGACCGTACAGAAAAAGCCGGTCATTGTTGAACATGGCAAGATGCCCGCCCGAAACCCTGACCCCCAAAGGAGTGGAGGATG
Protein-coding sequences here:
- a CDS encoding SagB/ThcOx family dehydrogenase, translating into MPGKISVTLLIVLFSVAPVISQVIETVTLPEPQRSGGMPLFEALDNRQTLRDYTDRELDIQTISNLLWAAFGINREDGKRTAPTARDWREFDIYVVTAGGWYVYDAEKHALLKKSNQDRREYAGRQDFVHTAPLTLIFVADYDRMPGASDEVRDFYAATDVGFISQNVYLFCASEGLGTCVLGQVDRDKMREVFRLRPGQRVVLSQTMGYPQ
- a CDS encoding thioredoxin family protein, which produces MEIKVLGPGCAKCKRLEDAVKTAVRELELKAGVTKVDDMMEIMKYGVTMTPALVVDGKVVLKGRIAGVKEIKKLLTGD
- a CDS encoding ArsR family transcriptional regulator — its product is MDDRKDYISENQKKLAMYAKVMGHPVRVYIIDLLRKQTCCYSGDLAQELPIAKSTLSQHLKELKKAGLIQGEIMPPRIKYCLNRANWEEAKSLLREFITP
- the recO gene encoding DNA repair protein RecO, whose product is MIHKTRGIVIHNIRYTDNSVISHIYTEGFGRQAFMVNGARSKKGTVRINLLHHLSILEMEVYIKQSRELQRIKEMRLHETLAGISGHPVKNAVAIFVAEVLYRTLQEQEANPAMFTFLVNAIKILDLSDSGHANFHLLFLMGLTRHLGFYPRNNYNRTREYFDMENAVFIEKQPLQPCFIAPPASRHFAGVMGCSFENMDSLKLNSELRNELITGMLDFYRYHLPGMGQIKSLPVLREVF